A window of the Parabacteroides merdae ATCC 43184 genome harbors these coding sequences:
- a CDS encoding RagB/SusD family nutrient uptake outer membrane protein has translation MKNIAIFLLIVLSASSFSCDFLEEEPKGLISDTYAKTEEGVESLILSIYQRNRYLTERLYKFADCGTDLTTYATNGVGWPYEEAMIYNDPLMISNRWNSQYWKYLYKGLNVANLGVQYIQETPIAHEEKKNQLISEVHALRAFYLFMIVETYGPASHYADTPSQSVITEGYQPGIAVFYKKILEDLDIAFQYLDIPQNTQWGRMNIGVAKTLKMRVLMALAAYDDAIITGAGYTKQQCYDEVVRLCNSVINDYNYKLLDNYASVFDVNNQINDEIIWSIQYTSDLVYNGMDLTDIDANSMHRYFVGWYNKSAKNPNINIDGLWSHSRVYGREYRCTMPTYYYISLFDKFDKRREQTFQTAWCRIPDNWNNEPDYSDTLLIRTLDVVSDEYVKSYEDRGIIVDNITDLYDINTGIPTINGRSCHHTMTKYLDPSRDEAKREEGFKDLILMRLGEVYITLAEAYVRTNQPEKAAEVITQLRKRALIDGHESALKVTAADVDMDFILEEGARELGCELNRWYMLKRSGKMVEWVKEHNPDITLIKDYHIYRPLPQDALYEVTNLDVFVQNKGYK, from the coding sequence ATGAAAAACATAGCAATTTTTTTATTAATCGTATTATCTGCAAGTTCCTTTTCATGTGATTTTCTGGAAGAAGAACCAAAAGGGTTGATCAGCGATACGTATGCGAAAACAGAAGAAGGGGTTGAATCACTTATCTTGAGTATCTATCAACGGAATCGTTATCTGACAGAACGTTTGTATAAGTTTGCTGATTGTGGAACGGATTTGACGACTTATGCAACCAATGGTGTCGGTTGGCCTTATGAAGAGGCTATGATTTATAACGATCCTCTCATGATCTCTAATCGTTGGAATTCCCAGTATTGGAAATATCTTTATAAGGGATTGAATGTTGCAAATCTGGGAGTTCAATATATACAGGAAACTCCTATTGCACATGAGGAAAAAAAGAACCAACTGATATCGGAGGTTCATGCTTTGCGTGCTTTTTACTTGTTTATGATTGTTGAGACATATGGTCCTGCGTCCCATTATGCGGATACTCCGTCCCAATCGGTAATAACAGAAGGATACCAACCGGGTATTGCTGTCTTTTACAAGAAAATATTGGAAGATTTGGATATTGCTTTCCAATATTTGGATATACCTCAGAATACTCAATGGGGCCGTATGAATATCGGAGTTGCTAAAACATTGAAAATGCGTGTATTGATGGCGTTGGCTGCTTATGATGATGCGATTATTACAGGAGCCGGTTATACAAAACAACAGTGTTATGATGAAGTGGTGAGGTTATGTAATTCAGTTATTAATGACTATAATTATAAACTCTTGGATAATTATGCATCTGTGTTTGACGTGAATAACCAGATAAATGACGAGATTATCTGGTCAATACAATATACAAGCGATTTGGTGTATAACGGAATGGATCTTACGGATATTGATGCGAATAGTATGCATCGGTATTTCGTAGGTTGGTATAACAAGTCTGCTAAAAACCCGAATATCAATATTGATGGATTATGGAGCCATTCCCGCGTGTATGGTCGTGAATATCGTTGTACGATGCCTACCTATTATTATATCAGTCTTTTCGATAAGTTTGATAAACGTAGGGAACAGACTTTCCAGACTGCGTGGTGCAGAATCCCGGATAACTGGAATAACGAGCCCGACTATTCGGATACGTTACTTATCCGGACACTGGATGTTGTTTCGGATGAATATGTAAAAAGCTATGAAGACAGGGGAATCATTGTCGACAATATTACGGATCTTTATGATATTAACACCGGAATTCCGACTATCAACGGTAGATCCTGCCATCATACAATGACAAAATATCTGGATCCGAGCCGTGATGAGGCTAAGCGGGAAGAAGGTTTTAAAGACTTGATTCTGATGCGCCTTGGAGAAGTCTATATAACTTTGGCTGAAGCGTATGTAAGAACCAACCAACCGGAAAAAGCGGCAGAGGTGATTACTCAACTGAGAAAAAGGGCTTTGATCGATGGACATGAAAGTGCCTTGAAGGTAACAGCTGCTGATGTGGATATGGATTTTATCTTGGAAGAAGGTGCACGTGAACTGGGGTGTGAATTGAACCGCTGGTATATGTTGAAACGTTCCGGCAAAATGGTGGAATGGGTGAAAGAGCATAATCCGGATATTACGTTGATCAAGGATTATCATATCTATCGTCCTCTTCCTCAAGATGCATTGTATGAAGTGACGAACTTGGATGTGTTCGTTCAAAATAAAGGTTATAAATAA
- a CDS encoding Gfo/Idh/MocA family protein — protein sequence MMVMNKISRRHFLAATGAITGAALLNPLSEVAAKAVENPNVAGKKLRLAIVGTGGRGTSMWGYDLMKSYPDYIEFVGLCDKNEGRVETGKKIIGASCPTYTDFEKMMKGTRPDVLIVTTMDSTHHHFIIRGMELGADIITEKPMTTDEKKIQAILDAEKRTGKNCRVTFNYRYSPHRAKIWELLRAGEIGDITSVDFHWYLDTSHGADYFRRWHRLVECSGSLWVHKASHHFDLLNWWIDSDPESVYALGSLDHYGKNGTFRAENCRTCPHTSKCKFYYDITRNQNYMDLYVANEKYDGYLRDGCVFKNDVNIFDKMAATIRYKNGVQVAYSLTTYSPYEGYRIAFNGTKGRLEAWIQESRPTSDVNFDELVLFKNFGKREYIQIPFGTSGHGGGDALLKDQIFLPGIKDPYKQCASVRDGALACLVGIAARNSIATGQPVKIADLTSIQPQEKKLYQRIL from the coding sequence ATGATGGTTATGAATAAAATATCACGACGACACTTTTTAGCTGCGACAGGCGCTATAACTGGGGCAGCCTTATTGAATCCATTATCGGAAGTAGCGGCAAAAGCTGTTGAAAATCCGAATGTTGCTGGGAAAAAACTTCGCCTTGCTATTGTTGGTACTGGCGGAAGAGGTACTTCCATGTGGGGATATGACTTAATGAAAAGTTATCCTGACTACATTGAGTTTGTAGGTCTTTGCGATAAGAATGAAGGTCGTGTGGAAACCGGTAAGAAGATTATCGGGGCTTCCTGTCCTACTTATACGGATTTTGAAAAGATGATGAAGGGAACCAGGCCTGATGTGCTGATTGTAACGACTATGGATAGTACTCATCATCATTTTATTATCCGTGGAATGGAACTTGGCGCGGATATCATTACGGAAAAGCCGATGACAACGGATGAAAAGAAGATCCAGGCAATTTTGGATGCAGAAAAACGGACAGGAAAGAATTGCCGTGTGACATTTAATTATCGTTATTCTCCACATCGTGCGAAAATATGGGAATTACTCCGTGCCGGTGAGATTGGCGATATCACTTCTGTTGATTTTCATTGGTATCTGGACACTTCTCATGGCGCCGATTATTTTCGTCGTTGGCATCGTTTGGTAGAATGCAGCGGTTCTTTGTGGGTGCATAAAGCCAGTCACCACTTTGACCTTCTGAATTGGTGGATTGACAGTGATCCGGAAAGTGTGTATGCATTGGGCAGTTTGGATCATTATGGTAAGAACGGAACGTTCCGGGCAGAGAATTGCCGTACTTGTCCTCATACTTCCAAATGTAAATTCTATTACGATATAACGCGAAATCAGAATTATATGGATTTATATGTAGCCAACGAAAAATATGATGGTTATCTTCGTGATGGATGCGTGTTTAAGAATGATGTCAATATCTTTGATAAAATGGCGGCAACGATTCGTTATAAAAATGGCGTGCAGGTCGCTTATTCCCTGACAACCTACAGCCCTTATGAAGGTTATCGTATAGCCTTTAACGGAACGAAAGGGCGTTTAGAGGCTTGGATACAGGAATCCCGTCCGACTTCGGATGTGAATTTTGATGAACTTGTTTTGTTTAAGAATTTTGGAAAACGTGAGTATATCCAGATTCCATTCGGAACGTCTGGCCATGGCGGAGGGGATGCATTGCTAAAGGATCAGATTTTTTTACCTGGGATAAAAGATCCGTATAAGCAGTGTGCTAGTGTTCGCGATGGAGCTTTGGCTTGTCTAGTCGGTATTGCGGCACGTAACAGCATTGCGACCGGCCAACCGGTGAAAATAGCTGATCTTACTTCCATACAACCTCAGGAAAAGAAATTGTATCAACGGATATTGTAG